The Thaumasiovibrio subtropicus genome window below encodes:
- a CDS encoding tripartite tricarboxylate transporter TctB family protein, with the protein MDRRNLIFSSCMAGLGILALVLIRQFDAPMFQDASVDASFFPTVIAIAIIGLSVAIVIQDKLKAANHSQPIFSKRALMGMGFLFGYAIAIHFAGYLLATLTAFTIYLLACKIRKPTYYLTAWTFVAAIYYLFGEVFVIALPQGIWF; encoded by the coding sequence ATGGATAGACGAAATCTCATCTTCTCTTCCTGTATGGCGGGACTCGGTATTCTCGCCCTCGTTTTAATTAGGCAGTTTGATGCGCCGATGTTTCAAGATGCCAGCGTCGACGCGAGCTTCTTTCCAACGGTCATTGCCATCGCCATCATAGGTTTGTCTGTAGCGATTGTGATTCAAGACAAACTGAAAGCAGCAAATCACTCTCAACCCATCTTCTCCAAACGCGCCCTGATGGGGATGGGTTTCCTGTTTGGCTACGCCATTGCCATTCATTTCGCTGGTTATTTATTAGCAACCCTAACGGCATTCACGATCTATTTACTGGCCTGCAAAATCAGAAAGCCAACTTACTATCTGACGGCATGGACATTTGTAGCGGCAATTTACTATCTGTTTGGGGAAGTGTTTGTGATTGCTTTGCCTCAAGGTATCTGGTTTTAG
- a CDS encoding tripartite tricarboxylate transporter permease, with protein MFEHLIQGLATTFSLSVLPVLVFGVLGGIILGALPGLTATMGVAILLPFTFGMEPTAALVMLIGVYIGGIYGGSIAAILLKTPGTPASAATVLDGHTLAAKGQAARALSISAVASFTGGLISTVILIAVAPLLADFALRFNAPEYFALAVFGLTIIASVSGKNIFKGLLAGAIGLLISTVGLDPISSVPRFTFGVMDLYSGINVIPVLIGLFALSEALSQMEKVLSEKKAARPTFDRSLMSKDDLKEMMPTAVKSGLMGTAIGSVPGAGADISAFVCYNEAKRSAKNPEEFGQGSVRGLASAEAGNNGVTGGSLVPLLTLGVPGDAVAAVLLGALIVQGLTPGPLLFAQNPDVVYGVFSSMLVANFVMLVIGLVGIRFFCRIIEVPKVMMIPVIVFLSIIGAYAINNSMFDVGIAIGFGVFGFILSKLDIPSSPILLAIILGPMAETNLRKALLMYNNSWSFLYERPIALGFILLAVFSVYSTLKMKKKQQAIET; from the coding sequence ATGTTTGAACATCTCATCCAAGGGTTGGCGACAACCTTCAGTTTATCCGTTTTGCCTGTATTGGTTTTCGGTGTCCTCGGTGGCATTATTTTAGGTGCGCTGCCAGGTTTAACCGCGACCATGGGGGTGGCGATTCTGTTGCCATTTACCTTTGGTATGGAGCCTACTGCCGCACTTGTGATGCTAATCGGCGTCTACATTGGCGGCATTTATGGTGGCTCAATAGCCGCGATTTTATTGAAAACACCCGGCACACCGGCTTCTGCGGCGACAGTGTTGGATGGCCATACATTGGCAGCCAAAGGGCAGGCAGCCCGTGCACTCAGTATTTCTGCGGTTGCGTCGTTCACTGGTGGCTTAATCAGTACAGTGATTTTAATTGCGGTCGCGCCGTTGCTAGCGGATTTCGCCTTACGCTTTAATGCGCCTGAGTATTTTGCCTTGGCCGTGTTCGGCCTGACGATCATCGCGAGTGTTTCTGGAAAAAATATCTTCAAGGGCTTGCTAGCCGGCGCGATCGGTTTGCTGATTTCTACTGTCGGTTTAGACCCGATCAGCAGCGTACCGCGATTCACCTTTGGAGTGATGGACTTGTATAGCGGTATCAATGTGATTCCAGTACTGATTGGTCTATTTGCACTTTCTGAAGCACTGAGCCAAATGGAAAAAGTGCTCTCAGAGAAGAAAGCGGCCCGTCCGACATTTGACCGCAGCTTGATGAGTAAAGATGATCTAAAAGAGATGATGCCAACGGCAGTGAAAAGCGGCCTAATGGGGACGGCGATCGGCTCTGTTCCCGGTGCTGGCGCGGATATCTCAGCCTTTGTTTGCTACAACGAAGCCAAGCGCTCTGCGAAAAACCCTGAGGAATTTGGTCAAGGTTCAGTGCGTGGATTGGCATCGGCAGAAGCGGGCAATAATGGTGTCACAGGGGGATCGTTAGTCCCCTTATTGACATTGGGCGTTCCCGGCGATGCGGTTGCTGCGGTATTACTGGGGGCGTTGATTGTACAAGGGTTAACGCCGGGGCCACTGCTGTTCGCGCAAAATCCCGATGTGGTTTACGGGGTATTTAGCTCCATGCTAGTGGCAAACTTTGTCATGCTAGTCATAGGCTTGGTGGGGATTCGTTTTTTCTGCCGTATCATCGAAGTACCGAAAGTGATGATGATCCCCGTGATTGTCTTTCTATCTATCATTGGTGCTTACGCGATAAACAACTCGATGTTTGATGTAGGTATCGCGATTGGCTTTGGTGTGTTCGGGTTTATCTTGAGTAAGTTAGATATCCCTTCTTCTCCGATATTATTGGCGATCATCCTAGGCCCGATGGCAGAAACCAACCTGAGAAAAGCCTTACTCATGTACAACAACAGTTGGTCTTTCTTGTACGAGCGACCCATTGCACTAGGCTTTATCTTGCTCGCCGTGTTCTCTGTTTACTCGACATTGAAAATGAAAAAGAAGCAGCAGGCCATTGAAACTTAG
- a CDS encoding ArsR/SmtB family transcription factor, with translation MNIEQVAKALKELGHPTRLAIFKSVVKAGFQGIAVGNIQAQLAIPGSTLSHHISSLASAGLLSQRREGRTLYCVAEYAQLETVIQFLQDECCADEQ, from the coding sequence ATGAATATCGAGCAAGTTGCTAAAGCATTGAAAGAGCTAGGACACCCAACACGTCTCGCCATCTTCAAAAGCGTGGTAAAAGCGGGCTTTCAAGGAATAGCCGTGGGCAATATTCAAGCGCAACTGGCAATACCCGGGTCGACCCTATCTCACCATATCTCTAGCTTGGCATCCGCTGGCCTGCTTTCGCAACGTCGCGAAGGTCGAACCCTTTATTGTGTCGCCGAATATGCCCAACTAGAAACCGTGATTCAGTTTCTTCAAGATGAATGCTGCGCTGACGAGCAATGA
- a CDS encoding permease, producing the protein MKMSWTEMAHEALGMFAFLAVELIALFLVISYLVGLLQHYLTPQKMQAILSARQGRGYVIAALLGSVTPFCSCSTIPFLKGLLRARAGFGPMMVFLFASPLLNPVIIGLFVVTFGWQVALFYFGIAMSVAVTAGFTLEKLGFERYVKAEAYQNNSVAGGCTMSSSCSEDKNANLGHSASEVMARCGSQSATESVSVAQSELLPDVSGCCAVAPATPSFWLTIWQSTWKDFKQVLPYLMLGVFIGSMIYGFIPADFIAAHADASKWYAVPLAAVIGIPLYLRAEAVIPLSAALVQKGMALGSVMALIIGSAGASLTEVILLKSLFKTPMIIAFLVVILGMAVGAGYLYPVLF; encoded by the coding sequence ATGAAAATGAGTTGGACAGAGATGGCACATGAGGCACTAGGCATGTTTGCGTTTCTCGCTGTTGAGCTTATTGCGCTATTTTTGGTGATTAGCTATTTGGTTGGGCTACTTCAGCACTACCTGACACCGCAGAAAATGCAGGCCATTCTCAGCGCTCGACAGGGTCGAGGTTACGTCATTGCCGCGTTGTTGGGCTCAGTGACGCCATTTTGCTCCTGCTCAACCATTCCCTTCTTGAAAGGTTTATTGCGAGCAAGAGCCGGGTTTGGTCCCATGATGGTCTTTTTGTTTGCGAGCCCACTGCTCAATCCAGTGATTATTGGGCTGTTTGTGGTGACGTTTGGTTGGCAAGTGGCGCTGTTCTATTTTGGCATTGCGATGAGTGTTGCTGTCACTGCGGGCTTCACATTGGAAAAGCTCGGTTTTGAACGTTACGTCAAAGCGGAAGCGTATCAAAACAACAGCGTAGCGGGAGGTTGCACGATGTCGTCATCATGCAGCGAGGACAAGAACGCTAATCTTGGTCACTCCGCGAGTGAAGTGATGGCACGCTGTGGCAGTCAGTCTGCTACAGAGAGCGTATCTGTAGCACAGAGCGAACTGTTGCCTGATGTCTCGGGGTGTTGCGCCGTTGCCCCAGCGACACCGTCATTTTGGTTAACCATCTGGCAGTCAACGTGGAAAGATTTCAAGCAGGTGCTGCCGTACTTAATGCTGGGTGTGTTCATAGGCTCGATGATCTATGGATTCATTCCTGCCGATTTCATTGCCGCGCATGCGGATGCGAGCAAGTGGTATGCAGTGCCATTGGCGGCCGTGATTGGTATCCCGCTCTATTTGCGCGCAGAAGCGGTGATTCCGCTCAGTGCGGCCTTGGTGCAAAAAGGCATGGCGTTGGGGTCGGTGATGGCATTGATCATTGGCAGTGCAGGAGCAAGTTTAACCGAAGTGATCTTGTTGAAATCACTCTTTAAAACGCCGATGATCATTGCGTTTTTGGTGGTGATTTTGGGTATGGCTGTTGGGGCAGGCTATCTTTACCCTGTGCTGTTTTAA